A DNA window from Gemmatimonadaceae bacterium contains the following coding sequences:
- a CDS encoding hydrogenase maturation protease, translating into MTSAQIELTAHGYLVLTSQVARAFFPNDTLLAMPRGQELWLLPTRGPGGGGLMLKQRNLQGDRSVLVREALNDRYPVGQLPAFWDDQAGALRVAMVTERAHGAL; encoded by the coding sequence GTGACGAGCGCGCAGATCGAGCTCACGGCGCACGGCTATCTCGTGCTCACCTCGCAGGTCGCGCGCGCGTTCTTCCCGAACGACACGCTGCTCGCCATGCCGCGCGGTCAGGAGCTCTGGCTGCTCCCTACCCGCGGACCGGGCGGCGGTGGGCTGATGCTCAAGCAGCGCAACCTGCAGGGCGATCGCAGCGTGCTCGTGCGCGAAGCGCTCAACGATCGATACCCCGTCGGCCAGCTCCCCGCTTTCTGGGATGACCAGGCCGGCGCGCTCCGCGTCGCGATGGTCACCGAGCGCGCGCATGGTGCCCTTTGA
- a CDS encoding hydrogenase maturation protease — protein MNEPARVLIVGCGNLLRGDDAVGPILVRHLWQRGVPHLVRCADGGTGGMDVAFQMRGVPHVIIVDACTSGSEPGSIFRLSGTDCETPPLAGVNLHAFRWDHALAFARWALKEEYPPRIDVWLIEAERLEVGEPLSPKVEAAMHRVCDLLMQEVDVSLAEAAA, from the coding sequence ATGAACGAACCGGCACGCGTCCTCATCGTCGGCTGCGGAAATCTCCTCCGCGGCGACGATGCGGTCGGTCCCATCCTGGTGCGGCACCTCTGGCAACGAGGGGTGCCGCACTTGGTGCGTTGTGCAGACGGGGGCACGGGCGGCATGGACGTGGCCTTTCAGATGCGCGGCGTCCCGCACGTCATCATCGTTGATGCCTGCACCAGCGGCTCCGAGCCCGGCTCGATATTCCGCCTCAGTGGCACCGACTGCGAAACGCCACCGTTGGCTGGCGTCAATCTCCACGCCTTCCGCTGGGATCACGCGCTCGCCTTTGCCCGGTGGGCGCTCAAGGAGGAGTACCCGCCGCGTATCGACGTGTGGCTCATCGAGGCCGAGCGCCTGGAAGTGGGCGAGCCGTTGTCGCCCAAGGTGGAAGCCGCGATGCACCGCGTGTGCGATCTGCTGATGCAGGAAGTCGACGTGTCACTCGCCGAGGCCGCCGCGTGA
- a CDS encoding NHL repeat-containing protein, with protein sequence MTATTWQPLLRCGAASPFGLALPSAQPTASQLYAPRGVWFNDDLLIVADSGNHRVLIWHGLPNVSGTDADVVLGQPDFQSEGPAAGGRSRANGLHLPTGVLVHDGKLIVADAWHHRLLVWNEIPTRNYEPPSYAIGQPTLEEVSPNGGSDIDGNALYWPYGMGVTGSMFWIADTGNRRVLGWEGLPEPGDYAAVVLGQDDARRGDENRGIGPSARSFRWPHAIAGDADTLFVADAGNHRILGWTPIPEEDRHADLLLGQAGFERNEELPHRPQGAHRMRFPYAIAQDAGRLVVADTANNRVLTWDGVPRVGVQRPADGVLGQLNFDAAGENRWKSVADDTLCWPYGLWLHGNRLAIADSGNNRMMLWEIPGWRGADPEAYAHDTPQDASQAEPDYVSRSPR encoded by the coding sequence ATGACCGCCACCACGTGGCAGCCGCTGCTGCGCTGTGGCGCGGCGTCGCCGTTCGGGCTGGCGCTCCCCAGCGCGCAGCCCACCGCGTCGCAGCTCTATGCACCGCGCGGCGTCTGGTTCAACGATGACCTGCTCATCGTGGCCGACTCCGGGAATCATCGCGTGCTCATCTGGCATGGGCTGCCGAATGTGAGCGGCACCGACGCCGACGTGGTGCTGGGTCAACCCGACTTTCAGAGTGAAGGCCCTGCCGCCGGCGGCCGGTCGCGCGCCAATGGGCTGCATTTGCCCACCGGCGTGCTCGTGCACGACGGCAAGCTCATCGTGGCCGATGCCTGGCATCATCGGTTGCTCGTGTGGAACGAGATCCCCACCCGCAACTACGAGCCGCCCAGCTACGCGATCGGCCAACCCACGCTCGAGGAGGTCTCGCCGAACGGCGGCAGCGACATCGATGGCAATGCGCTCTACTGGCCGTACGGCATGGGCGTGACCGGCTCGATGTTCTGGATTGCCGACACCGGCAACCGCCGCGTGCTGGGGTGGGAGGGACTCCCGGAGCCGGGCGATTACGCCGCGGTGGTGCTGGGACAGGACGATGCGCGCCGGGGCGACGAAAACCGCGGCATTGGTCCCAGCGCTCGGTCGTTCCGCTGGCCGCACGCCATTGCCGGTGATGCCGACACGCTCTTCGTGGCCGATGCCGGCAATCACCGCATTCTCGGGTGGACTCCCATTCCGGAAGAGGATCGCCATGCCGATCTGCTGCTCGGACAGGCCGGCTTTGAGCGCAACGAGGAGCTCCCGCACCGCCCGCAGGGAGCGCACCGGATGCGCTTCCCGTACGCCATCGCGCAAGACGCCGGGCGGCTCGTGGTCGCCGATACCGCCAACAACCGCGTCCTCACCTGGGACGGGGTCCCCCGCGTCGGCGTGCAGCGACCGGCGGACGGCGTGCTCGGCCAACTCAACTTCGATGCCGCCGGCGAAAACCGGTGGAAGAGTGTCGCCGATGACACCCTCTGCTGGCCCTATGGGCTGTGGTTGCACGGGAATCGGCTCGCCATTGCCGATTCGGGGAATAACCGGATGATGTTGTGGGAAATTCCCGGATGGCGGGGGGCGGATCCCGAGGCGTATGCTCACGACACCCCCCAGGACGCCTCACAGGCGGAGCCCGATTATGTGTCTCGCAGTCCCCGGTAA
- a CDS encoding HypC/HybG/HupF family hydrogenase formation chaperone gives MCLAVPGKIVEISDDGMVRMAKLDFGGIQKQVCLAYLPDAVVGDYAIVHVGFAISRIDEASAQETLRHFRELGLLEEELGEIPDDEYAPPPPCPVTYQ, from the coding sequence ATGTGTCTCGCAGTCCCCGGTAAAATCGTCGAGATCTCCGACGACGGGATGGTCCGGATGGCCAAGCTCGACTTTGGCGGCATCCAGAAGCAAGTGTGCCTGGCGTACCTCCCCGACGCCGTCGTGGGCGACTACGCCATCGTGCACGTGGGCTTTGCCATCAGCCGCATCGACGAAGCCTCGGCGCAGGAAACGCTGCGGCACTTCCGCGAGCTCGGCTTGCTCGAGGAAGAGCTCGGGGAGATCCCCGACGACGAATACGCGCCGCCGCCCCCCTGCCCGGTCACCTACCAGTGA
- the hypD gene encoding hydrogenase formation protein HypD has product MKYLTEFRDGAIAQKLAAEIRQMTTRHWAIMEVCGGQTHSIMRNGIDQLLPSEIELIHGPGCPVCVTPLEMIDKALAIAALPNVIFCSFGDMLRVPGSDRDLFRVKSEGGDVRVVYSPLDAVQLAVQHPTKQVVFFGIGFETTAPANAMAVHLAKKQGLTNFSMLVSHVLVPPAIDAIMRSPTNRVQAFLAAGHVNSVMGFWQYPPLASQHRVPIVITGFEPLDVLEGIRRCVRQLEAGEHEVENAYERVVTFDGNRAAQALLEEVFAESDRAWRGIGVIPRSGWKLSDAYADYDAENRFDVSDIHTHESPECRSGEVLQGAIKPTDCPAFGKQCTPRTPFGATMVSSEGACAAYFNYGRVVQLERVRVRVHA; this is encoded by the coding sequence GTGAAGTACCTCACGGAGTTCCGCGACGGCGCCATCGCGCAGAAGTTGGCCGCCGAGATCCGCCAGATGACCACGCGGCACTGGGCCATCATGGAAGTGTGCGGTGGGCAGACGCACTCCATCATGCGCAATGGTATCGACCAGCTGCTGCCGAGCGAGATCGAGCTGATTCACGGCCCGGGGTGCCCGGTGTGCGTGACGCCGCTCGAGATGATCGACAAGGCGTTGGCCATCGCGGCGCTCCCGAACGTGATCTTCTGCAGCTTTGGTGACATGCTGCGCGTGCCGGGCTCCGATCGCGATCTGTTCCGCGTAAAGAGCGAAGGTGGGGATGTGCGCGTCGTGTACTCGCCGCTCGACGCGGTGCAGCTCGCCGTGCAGCACCCCACCAAGCAGGTGGTGTTCTTCGGCATCGGCTTTGAGACCACCGCGCCGGCGAACGCCATGGCGGTGCATCTCGCCAAGAAGCAGGGGCTTACGAACTTCTCCATGCTGGTCTCGCATGTGCTGGTGCCGCCGGCCATCGATGCGATCATGCGCTCCCCCACCAACCGCGTGCAGGCCTTTCTCGCCGCGGGGCACGTGAACAGCGTCATGGGCTTCTGGCAGTATCCGCCGCTCGCATCGCAGCACCGGGTGCCCATCGTGATCACGGGCTTCGAGCCGCTGGACGTGCTGGAAGGCATCCGCCGCTGCGTACGCCAGCTCGAGGCCGGTGAACACGAGGTGGAGAACGCGTACGAGCGCGTCGTCACGTTCGACGGCAATCGCGCGGCGCAGGCGCTACTCGAGGAAGTGTTCGCCGAAAGCGACCGCGCCTGGCGCGGCATTGGCGTGATCCCCCGGAGCGGGTGGAAGCTCAGCGACGCCTACGCCGACTACGACGCCGAGAACCGCTTCGATGTGTCGGACATCCACACGCACGAGTCGCCCGAGTGCCGGAGCGGTGAGGTGCTGCAGGGGGCCATCAAGCCCACCGACTGTCCGGCGTTCGGCAAGCAGTGCACGCCGCGCACGCCCTTCGGCGCCACGATGGTGAGCAGCGAAGGCGCGTGCGCCGCCTACTTCAACTACGGCCGCGTGGTGCAGCTGGAACGGGTTCGCGTTCGGGTCCACGCATGA
- the hypE gene encoding hydrogenase expression/formation protein HypE, with product MDEWACPLPLRDYPTVVLGHGGGGQLSAELVEHLFRPALGGDDPPPLTDSTVLTLPGTRIACSTDSFVVKPLVFPGGSIGTLAVHGTVNDLAMSGATPLYLTAGFILEEGLPMATLARIVSDMGRAAREAGVRIVTGDTKVVERGKGDGVYINTAGIGVVAANVDIAPRRAQVGDVVLLSGTIGDHGMAIMSLREGLEFDTTIQSDSAALHTMVAALLAAAPDVHVMRDPTRGGVASSLNEIAQDAQVGIQIHEERVPVRQEVRSACELLGLDPLFVANEGKMLAIVPAAQADAALAAMRAHRLGGNAAIIGEVVADHPGMLVERTTIGARRVITMQIGEQLPRIC from the coding sequence ATGGACGAGTGGGCCTGCCCACTCCCGCTGCGCGACTACCCCACGGTCGTCCTCGGGCACGGCGGCGGCGGGCAGCTCTCGGCGGAGCTGGTGGAGCATCTCTTCCGTCCGGCGCTCGGTGGCGACGATCCGCCGCCGCTGACCGACTCCACGGTGCTCACGCTGCCCGGAACGCGCATCGCCTGCAGCACCGATTCGTTCGTGGTGAAGCCGCTGGTGTTTCCGGGGGGCAGCATCGGGACGCTCGCCGTGCATGGCACGGTGAATGACCTCGCCATGAGTGGGGCCACGCCGCTCTATCTCACGGCCGGATTCATTCTCGAGGAAGGGCTCCCCATGGCCACGCTCGCGCGCATCGTGAGCGACATGGGGCGCGCAGCGCGCGAGGCGGGCGTACGGATCGTCACCGGCGACACGAAGGTCGTGGAGCGCGGCAAAGGCGATGGCGTGTACATCAACACGGCCGGCATCGGCGTCGTTGCGGCGAACGTGGACATCGCCCCGCGCCGGGCGCAGGTCGGCGATGTGGTGCTGCTCAGCGGCACGATCGGCGACCATGGCATGGCGATCATGAGCCTGCGTGAAGGGCTCGAGTTCGACACCACCATCCAGAGCGACTCGGCCGCTCTGCACACCATGGTCGCCGCGCTGCTCGCCGCCGCGCCCGATGTGCACGTGATGCGTGACCCCACGCGCGGGGGAGTCGCCAGCTCACTCAACGAGATCGCGCAGGATGCACAGGTCGGCATCCAGATCCACGAGGAGCGCGTGCCGGTGCGCCAGGAAGTGCGCTCGGCGTGCGAACTGCTCGGGCTCGATCCCCTGTTCGTGGCTAACGAAGGGAAAATGCTGGCCATCGTGCCAGCGGCGCAGGCCGACGCCGCGCTCGCCGCGATGCGCGCGCACCGGCTTGGCGGGAACGCCGCGATCATCGGTGAGGTGGTGGCCGATCACCCGGGGATGCTGGTGGAACGCACCACCATCGGCGCGCGCCGGGTGATCACGATGCAGATCGGGGAGCAGTTGCCGCGGATCTGCTGA
- a CDS encoding nickel-dependent hydrogenase large subunit, whose protein sequence is MATATQPVNDLRISPLGRVEGDLDLRVTIRDGVVTDAWTEASMFRGFEIILRGKDPQAGLIVTPRICGICGGSHLYKSAYALDTAWKTHMPQNATLIRNIAQACETLLSIPRWFYALFAIDLCNKKYAHLPEYDEVVRRFAPFVGTSFEPGVTLSAKPVEVYAMFGGQWPHSSFMIPGGVMCAPSLSDVTRSIAILDMWKREWLEKQWLGCSIERWMEIKSWNDMLAWAEENESQRNSDCGLFIRFAQRAGLDKYGQGVGAYLATGTFFEPSLYEHPTVDGRNSALITRSGIYDGSSFHDFDHLNVREDTAHSFYRGDKSLHPWQGETDPIDPLEGHKQGKYSWAKSPRYDVPGKGAIPLEVGPLARQVIAGRPGNAAHQDYDPFIMDAIKTAGPSIFTRVMARMHEAPKYYAMVRKWLDQIDLHGRFYNKPVELESGRGFGSTEAARGSLSDWIVLSGGKIENYQVITPTAWNIGPRDRLGRHGPMEASFIGAEIQDPTDPIEMGHVARSFDSCLVCTVHAYDEKTGKELSRFRIGEMG, encoded by the coding sequence ATGGCCACGGCGACTCAGCCGGTGAACGACCTCCGCATCTCCCCGCTTGGACGCGTCGAGGGGGACCTCGATCTCCGCGTCACGATTCGTGACGGCGTGGTGACCGATGCGTGGACCGAAGCGAGCATGTTCCGCGGGTTTGAGATCATTCTTCGCGGCAAGGATCCGCAGGCGGGGCTGATCGTGACGCCGCGCATCTGCGGTATCTGCGGCGGCTCGCACCTCTACAAGAGCGCGTATGCGTTGGACACGGCGTGGAAGACGCACATGCCGCAGAACGCGACCCTCATTCGCAACATTGCGCAGGCGTGCGAGACGCTGCTCTCCATTCCACGCTGGTTCTACGCGCTGTTTGCGATCGACCTCTGCAACAAGAAGTACGCGCACCTGCCCGAGTATGACGAAGTGGTCCGCCGCTTTGCCCCGTTCGTCGGCACCAGTTTCGAGCCGGGGGTCACGCTGTCCGCCAAGCCGGTGGAGGTGTACGCCATGTTCGGCGGCCAGTGGCCGCACTCGAGCTTCATGATCCCGGGCGGCGTGATGTGCGCGCCCAGCCTCTCGGACGTCACGCGCTCCATCGCCATTCTGGACATGTGGAAGCGCGAGTGGCTCGAGAAGCAGTGGCTCGGCTGTTCCATCGAGCGCTGGATGGAGATCAAGAGCTGGAATGACATGCTGGCCTGGGCGGAAGAGAACGAGTCGCAGCGCAACTCCGACTGTGGCCTGTTCATCCGCTTTGCGCAGCGGGCCGGGCTCGACAAGTACGGCCAGGGTGTTGGTGCGTATCTCGCCACCGGGACGTTCTTCGAGCCGTCGCTTTACGAGCACCCCACGGTGGACGGGCGCAATAGCGCGCTCATCACCCGCTCCGGCATCTATGACGGGTCGAGCTTCCACGACTTTGACCATCTGAACGTGCGTGAGGACACGGCGCACTCGTTCTATCGTGGCGACAAGTCGCTGCACCCGTGGCAGGGCGAGACCGACCCGATCGATCCGCTCGAAGGGCACAAGCAGGGCAAGTACTCGTGGGCCAAGTCACCGCGCTACGATGTGCCGGGCAAGGGCGCGATCCCGCTCGAAGTCGGTCCGCTGGCGCGTCAGGTCATCGCCGGCCGCCCGGGGAATGCCGCGCACCAGGACTACGATCCGTTCATCATGGACGCGATCAAGACCGCGGGCCCGAGCATCTTCACCCGAGTGATGGCGCGCATGCACGAGGCGCCCAAGTACTACGCGATGGTCCGGAAGTGGCTCGACCAGATCGACCTGCACGGCCGCTTCTACAACAAGCCGGTGGAACTCGAGAGTGGTCGCGGCTTCGGGTCCACCGAAGCGGCACGTGGCTCGCTCTCCGACTGGATCGTGCTGAGCGGCGGCAAGATCGAGAACTACCAGGTCATCACGCCCACCGCGTGGAATATCGGCCCGCGCGACCGGCTCGGCCGCCACGGCCCCATGGAAGCCTCGTTCATCGGTGCCGAAATCCAGGATCCCACCGATCCGATCGAGATGGGCCACGTGGCCCGCTCCTTTGACTCGTGCCTCGTGTGCACGGTGCACGCGTACGACGAGAAGACGGGTAAGGAGCTCTCGCGCTTCCGCATCGGCGAGATGGGGTGA
- a CDS encoding NifU family protein: protein MTAIAPQPQPAATTDAPKTLEQLAGDVQRTLDDVRGMPIDHRTRALALKDAVEAFHKAGLTTIVKALKGDPHGKALLLDLVDDPGVFSLFSLHGIIRSDVRTRVARVIENLRPYTQSHGGDVTLVDISEDTVYVKLSGACNGCSMSSVTLRRGVEDALKEQVPEITKIEVVPNTPEEKPTLVSLSRAPKNDGWVDGPLVSELTPSRPYRQDLPEGRSIVVLLVGDEVKAYWNECAHLGLAIDGGMVDQSNGTITCPWHGFSYDCASGECLSAPQAQLEGVPARVTEGRVQLRPVS from the coding sequence ATGACCGCGATCGCACCGCAGCCGCAACCGGCGGCCACGACCGATGCCCCCAAGACCCTCGAGCAGCTCGCGGGCGACGTGCAGCGTACGCTCGACGACGTGCGTGGGATGCCCATCGATCACCGCACGCGCGCGCTGGCGCTCAAGGACGCCGTGGAGGCGTTCCACAAGGCCGGCCTCACGACCATCGTGAAAGCCCTCAAGGGCGACCCGCACGGCAAGGCACTGCTGCTCGACCTCGTCGATGACCCGGGCGTCTTTTCGCTCTTTTCGCTGCACGGCATCATCCGGAGCGATGTCCGCACGCGCGTGGCGCGCGTCATCGAGAATCTCCGCCCGTACACGCAGTCGCATGGCGGTGATGTCACGCTCGTGGACATCAGCGAGGACACCGTCTACGTGAAGCTCAGCGGCGCCTGCAACGGGTGCAGCATGTCGAGCGTGACGCTGCGTCGCGGGGTGGAGGACGCGCTCAAGGAGCAGGTCCCCGAGATCACCAAGATCGAGGTGGTGCCCAACACTCCCGAGGAGAAGCCCACGCTCGTGTCGCTCTCCCGCGCGCCCAAGAACGACGGCTGGGTGGATGGGCCGCTCGTGAGCGAACTCACGCCGTCGCGCCCGTATCGGCAGGACCTGCCCGAAGGGCGCAGCATCGTCGTCCTGCTGGTGGGGGACGAGGTGAAGGCGTATTGGAATGAGTGCGCACATCTGGGGCTCGCCATCGACGGGGGGATGGTGGATCAGAGCAACGGCACGATCACCTGCCCGTGGCATGGCTTCTCGTACGACTGCGCCAGCGGCGAGTGCCTGAGTGCGCCGCAGGCACAGCTCGAAGGCGTGCCGGCGCGCGTCACGGAGGGCCGGGTGCAACTGCGCCCGGTCTCGTGA